The Sphingobacteriales bacterium nucleotide sequence TTAGTTCGTGTTCATCTTTTAATTCATCTAACTGTGCGTAGATACGTAGTCTTTCTTCAGTATTTTGAATGTATTCGTTTGGAATCAACATTTCTAAATCTGTGTCTATGCTACAATCGCGAACAAACTCGGTTTGTTGCTCTATTTGTTCTTTAAAAACTTCTTTAAATTCTGTGTGTTTTAATTCATTAATTGCTTCATCTAGTATTTTATGATACATCTCAAAACCAATGTCTGTAATAAATCCACTTTGCTCTCCGCCCAATAAATTTCCTGCACCACGAATATCCATGTCTCTTAATGCAATTTGAAAACCAGAACCTAAATCAGAAAATTCTTCCAATGTTTGTAATCTCTTTTTTGCTTCTGGTGTTAAGGTAGATTTTGGCGCAGAAAGTAAGTAACAAAAAGCTTTTTTATTTCCACGTCCTACTCTTCCACGTAGTTGGTGCAAATCACTCAGTCCAAAATGGTGTGCATTGTTGATGATGATGGTATTAGCATTTGGAATATCTAATCCAGATTCTACAATATTGGTACTTAAGAGCACATCAAAATCACCATTGATAAACTCAAGCATAATATCTTCTAGTTGGTCGCCTTCCAATTGTCCGTGTGCTGATTTTATATTTATATTTGGTAGTAATCTGCGTAATAAGATTTCCATTTCATGCAGATCTTTTACTCTATTGTGTACAAAGAAAACTTGTCCGCCTCTAAAAACTTCGTATTCTATGGCTTCTTTGATAAACTCAACATTGAATGTATGAACTTCTGTTGTAATAGGAATTCTATTTGGTGGTGGCGTCATTATGTTTGACAAATCTCGAGCGCCCATCAAAGAAAATTTTAGTGTACGTGGTATTGGTGTTGCTGTAAGTGTGAGTGTATCTATGTTGCTAGAAAGTTGTCTAAGTTTTTCTTTGGCAGACACGCCAAATTTTTGTTCTTCATCTATAATTAATAATCCTAATTCTTTGAAGTTTATTTTTTTATTGAGTAATGCATGTGTGCCAATTAAGATATCTACTTTGCCTTCTTCAACATTTTTATAAGTTTGTGTTTTTTCTTTTTGTGTTTTAAAGCGATTAATAAAATCAACCGTTACTGGAAAATCTTCTAATCGTTTTGAAAATGTTTTATAATGTTGCCATGCTAAAATTGTAGTAGGTACCAAAATAGCTACTTGCTTGTTGTCGCACACAGCTTTGAATGCTGCACGAACTGCTATCTCAGTTTTCCCAAAACCAACATCACCACATATTAGTCTATCCATTGGATGTGGTTTTTCCATGTCTTGTTTTATATCTAATGTAGCTTTTAGTTGGTCTGGCGTATCTTCATAAATAAAACTTGCTTCCAATTCATCTTGTAAGTAAGTGTCTGGTTTATATGCAAATCCTTCTTGTACCTTTCTTTTAGCATACAATGCTATTAATTCTTTTGCAATGTCTTTTACTTTCGCTTTGGTCTTTTGTTTTATGGTGTTCCACACATTAGTACCTAGCTTGTGTATTTTTGGTATTGCACCTTCTTTGCCTGTATATTTGGTTATTTTATGTAATGAGTTGATATTGACATACAACAAGTCATTGTCTTTGTATATAATACGAACCATTTCTTGCTCTACACCATTTGTATTGATGATTTGCAAGCCAGAGAATTTTCCAATTCCATGGTCTACGTGTACTACATAATCACCTGGATTCAAATCTTTCAACTGTCTAATATTGATAGCTTTATTTTTTGAGTAGCCTTGTTTTGTTTTGTATTTATGGTATCGTTCAAAAATTTGGTGATCTGTATAGCAAACAATTTTTAGTGCTCTATCTACAAATCCATTGCTGAGTGAAATATTAATTGGATTAAAATGTATGGTTGCATTTTTATCATTAAAAATATGCTCAAAACGTTCTAACTGTTTGGCATTGTCTGCAAAAATATAGTTCTGAATAGATTCTTCTTGGTTGAGTTGTAGATCTTTGATTAATAAATCAAAATTTCTATTGAATGATGGTTGTGGTAGTTGGTTGTAATCTATTGTGTGCCATTCGTTGTTGCTCTTATTAAGAAAGTGTTGTTGTTCTGCATATAAGGCAATAACTTGTTTGCTTTGTATATAATCAAACAAATCATTTGGTTGTATAAAAAGTTGTTGCAGTGTTTTATCTTTGAATAAGTGCTCCTTTATTTTATTATTTTCTTTAATTTTAAGGTATTCATCTAATACTCTATCAAAATATTTTTGTGTTGCATCAGAAAAATAAGCAGTGTCATTAATCCAAACAATTGTATTTTCTGGTAGGTATTCAAAGATACTTGCATGTTGTTCTTCAACAAAATGTGTTTGTACATTAGGAATAATCGTAAGTTCTGAAATCTTTCTAATAGAAATCTGAGTCTCAACATCAAAAATACGCATACTTTCTACTTCATCATCAAAGAGCTCTATTCTATATGGTTGTTCGTTGCCAAAAGAAAATACATCTATAATGCCACCACGAATAGAAAACTCTCCTGGTTCGTATACAAAATCTGTACGCTCGAAACCGTATTCTAGCAATACATCTAAAATAAAATCTACATTTACTTTTTCACCAACTTTAATAAATAAAGTATTTTCTTGTAGTTTTTTAGCATGTACAATTTTTTCTAAAATTGCTTCTGGGTAGGTAATTATTATTTCACCTTGATTCTTATGTAATAATAATGCATTGAGCGTTTGAGCACGTAGTAAAATATTGTTGTTGTGTAATTCTTCAAAAGAATTTATTTTTTTATAAGATGAAGGAAGAAATAAAATCTGCTTTTTATCTAAAATTTGTTGTATATCATTTTGTAGATACAATGCATCTTCATTGGTATTAGCAATAAAAACATGTGTAAAATCTTTCTTTTGGAACAAAGCACTTATAACGAAAGCTGGCGCCGAGCCAATACATCGTTTCAACAAAATAGGTTTTTGTCCAGTTATATTTTCTATGATATCAGCCGTTCGTTCATCATCTCGATACAGCTGCAGAAGTGTCTGCAAATTCATGCACTGCGAAGATAATAATTATCATCTTTACTAAAGAAACTAAATAAGACAGTTACAATTTTTTAATTTCTCTGTCATTTTGTCCTTATTTAACAATAGTTTAGTTAATTGTACTATTGGCATTTATTTTGTATATTTGATAGTAAAAATTAAAACATGTCAGGATTATATTTATAGTAACTATATATCAAATTACACAAAACATTTAAAAAATATCTTTTCGTCTATTTTTCAAGTTGAGTAATTTGATTATATTCTTCTATTTCTTTGTTATTAATATATAGTTGTGCAATGTATTGCTCATTAAATTTCTGTATATTTATTTAATTTTACTTGCAGATTATAAATTGTACCTACCGTGTCAATATATTTATCTTTTGGCTCAATAAAATATAAATTATCAGTTGCTAATGCTCCTGAAATAATATATAATTCTTTTATGTGTTTTCTGATAAGTTTTTAGATAGATTTTTTTTAGGTAAGTGTTGTAAATACTTTTAATATGAAATGATAATCACCATACATAAATTCAAATGTATTAAATGTTCTTTTTATAGTATTTAATTCTTTTCTATAACCAAATTGATTAAATTCAGTTTTTGTAAAACCTTTTTCAAAAGAATCTAATAATTTATTAATTTCATTTTTTTATGATTTCAAGTCCATACATTTACTCTTTTCTCTAAGGTAAGAATTTACAATATGATTTCTTTTTTTCTTGTATTTTTTTTGTTTATACATTATTTTTAGGTAGTTTTGTATTTAATAATCCAACCAAAATATTATTAAAATTCTTTGAGTTTGGCAGTTTTCTTTTTTTCACTTTTCTTTCAAATTCAGTTACATTTTTAGATTTAAGCATTTTTTTAACGATGTTTAAAGTCTTATTATACAAGATTGTATGTTGATTTAATAATTGCAAATTATAAGCAGGAAAACCTTTATTAAATATTTTAATAGCACCTTCTGAATCTTTAATTTGACTATAAATATAATCTATAACAATACTTTGCAGATTAGAATTTGGATAAAGCCTATAGGTTTCTTTTAAAAATGTGTTATATAATTCTTCAATCTCCATTTACTTATTAATTAGTGTTTTGTATGTTAAACGTTTGTTATTAGTTGTCTGTAAAAATATATTAAAGTTTTCATCTATTGTATTTTCTCTGTGATTGTATCTAAAACTAAATTCGTCTACATATTTTTGTAAGTGTGTTCTACTTGTAAAATGATATATGCCTATAATACCTCGTTTAAATAAAGACCAAAAACCCTCAATTGTATTTGTGTAGCAATCTTCTTTAACAAATTCTTTATTACTATGATTAACTATTTTATGCTTATAAAATTTATTTAATCCATTATAAGCCCACCATTCATCACTCATTATTGTTGAACCTTGTTCTACATTATTTAGTATCACAGGTTGTATTGTTTTAGCTTTTGTATCTTCTACAACAAAACATTTAATACATCTATTATCTCTGTTTAAAATACCTAATACGGGTGTTTTATCAATAAATGCTCTACCTTGACTATTAACTACTTTTTTATGAGGGTGTCTGTTTTTATTTTTGCCACCAACAAAAGTCTCATCTACTTCAACAGTACCATTAATAAAATTTATGAAATTATTTTGATTCATTGCATATCGTAATCTATGTAAAACAAACCAACTAGCTTTTTGAGTGATGTCTAAATCTTTTGATAATTGTATTGACGAAATACCTTTTTTATGAGATGTAAAAATATAGATTGCCAAGAACCATTGTTGCAAACTGATTTTCGTTCCTTCAAAAATCGTATTTGTTCTAACATTAAAATACTTGTTTGTATTTCTGCATTTATAGCGATTGTTTTTACATTTATAAACTGATGAATTGGAGTCAAATGGCGAAACAACTTTGCTATTCCATCTAATTGTTTCTAAGTGTGTAATACAATCTTGTTCTGTGGGAAATGTTTTTATTAAATCTACAATACTTTTAAACGATTTTAGCTCTAACATTCTGTTCATTATCTAATTTATTTCTTTAAGTTAATTTATATTCTTTAATTAATTATAAATAAAATGTTATATATAAATTAACTTTTCCGTTTATAATCTTTCAGATTATAAATAGGTATGTTTTGAAAAAATATGCAGATATTTGTAAAAAATAATACAATGGCATTAAGTAGAGAAAATAAAGCTGTGTTTTTAGATATGAGTAAAGATTTAATTCTCAACCTAACTGAAAAAATTAAATAATAGATTCGGAGATTTGCAAATAGATTCTTCTAAATTAGAGCGAGATAATATACTTGCAGAATGTGATGAAATAATTCAACAATTAAGTAAAAGAATAGCACAGCATAAGAATAAAAAATCATCTACCTAAAATATCTTTAATCAAATTATTTTTTGATAGTTTAGATTGATGCTGTAATCGCTTTAATATAATTTCAACAAAGTCTATTATTGCATTATAAGAATGCCCTTCAAACCTTATCGCAATAAAATCATCTGCTAAATCTTCAAACATTTTAATTTCTTTTCTATTTAATTTTTTTTTTAGAATAATTCATACTTTTAAATAGTATGAATTATTTTTAAAAACAAACTGTTACAAAGGTATTTGTTTATTTTTTACAACATAGTTATAGTAGATGTAATTGCCACGAAATCCAAAAATAAACCAATATATAATAAATCCTAAACCGCCTGTAAAAATACCTATACCTAAAGAAACAATAGCTGATAACCAAAGCCCTTTTATCAAGCTCCAAAATGAGCCAAAAAAGAATGCTGTCCAATTAAATTTACCTTTATATTGTTCATTAGATTCATGTATTTTTTTAAATTCTTCAATATAATAATCAGACAATCCTAAAAATTTATCTTCAATATTACTAGATAAATTTGGTTGATTAGATGTTATATTAGATACTTGCTGATTAACACCACAGCTTGGGCAAAATGTAGAACTATCTACTATTTCTTTACCACAGTTTTTGCAATACATATTATTTATTTATTTAGCAAAAGTATTTATAGTTGTTTCATTGTAGAAATCATATTTATTATTTCCTATGTAAGTGTATATATAATCTCCAACATACTCTGAATTAGTATATGTAAACTGACTTAAATTAACTCCGTTACCTCTAACAATATGGTCAAGTGAAACATATATAACATTTCCTATTACATTATATTTATAAACAACTTCAGTAGGTGTATTACTAAATGTCATTATGCCTGTTGAGTCATTTTCTTGTGGTTCAAATTTTATGTATGAACGAAATCTAGATTCAATATTTGTAAATGTTTGATTTTTAATTTTAGTGCTAACTGTTGTAGGCTCATTATTTTGTTCCTCATTTGTTGTGTTATTATTTTTGCATCCTGAGATTAGTATTACAATGCTTAATAAGTAGATTAATTTTTTCATTTTTATTTAATTTTTTACAAAGTTTTAAAAATATTATTACATGACGATGCTTTTTTATAACAAATTTTGTAGTTTAGTAACAAATATAGTAACCAAATGAAAATAGGAAATAAAATAAAAAAGATTCGAGAACTTAAAAATTATACCCAAGAATACATGGCTAACGAACTCTCTATGTCTATAAGCAATTATTCTAAAATTGAACGTGATGAGATCTCTATAACATTAGATAGGTTAGATGAAATTGCACAAATACTCAAAATGAAATTTCAAGATATACTTGCTTTCGATGAAAAAAATGTTTTTAATTTTATTAATAGCCCTAATTCACAAGGTTATATCAATAACTTGTATGCAAACAATAACAATGTTGATAATATTTTAAATGAAATTTTTACAAGATTAAATAATATAGAAAAGAAACTAAAATAAATAAAATGAAAGATTATTTTAATGTAAGAGACGAAAGTGATAAATTAAATGTAATTTTTAAAAAATACATTGTTAGTATCGAATATGTTAATGAAAGTAATTGCATTATTTATCTTAGTAATGATATTAAACCCAAGATATATGTAAAA carries:
- a CDS encoding DUF2628 domain-containing protein, coding for MYCKNCGKEIVDSSTFCPSCGVNQQVSNITSNQPNLSSNIEDKFLGLSDYYIEEFKKIHESNEQYKGKFNWTAFFFGSFWSLIKGLWLSAIVSLGIGIFTGGLGFIIYWFIFGFRGNYIYYNYVVKNKQIPL
- a CDS encoding IS1595 family transposase; translation: MLELKSFKSIVDLIKTFPTEQDCITHLETIRWNSKVVSPFDSNSSVYKCKNNRYKCRNTNKYFNVRTNTIFEGTKISLQQWFLAIYIFTSHKKGISSIQLSKDLDITQKASWFVLHRLRYAMNQNNFINFINGTVEVDETFVGGKNKNRHPHKKVVNSQGRAFIDKTPVLGILNRDNRCIKCFVVEDTKAKTIQPVILNNVEQGSTIMSDEWWAYNGLNKFYKHKIVNHSNKEFVKEDCYTNTIEGFWSLFKRGIIGIYHFTSRTHLQKYVDEFSFRYNHRENTIDENFNIFLQTTNNKRLTYKTLINK
- the mfd gene encoding transcription-repair coupling factor, which translates into the protein MNLQTLLQLYRDDERTADIIENITGQKPILLKRCIGSAPAFVISALFQKKDFTHVFIANTNEDALYLQNDIQQILDKKQILFLPSSYKKINSFEELHNNNILLRAQTLNALLLHKNQGEIIITYPEAILEKIVHAKKLQENTLFIKVGEKVNVDFILDVLLEYGFERTDFVYEPGEFSIRGGIIDVFSFGNEQPYRIELFDDEVESMRIFDVETQISIRKISELTIIPNVQTHFVEEQHASIFEYLPENTIVWINDTAYFSDATQKYFDRVLDEYLKIKENNKIKEHLFKDKTLQQLFIQPNDLFDYIQSKQVIALYAEQQHFLNKSNNEWHTIDYNQLPQPSFNRNFDLLIKDLQLNQEESIQNYIFADNAKQLERFEHIFNDKNATIHFNPINISLSNGFVDRALKIVCYTDHQIFERYHKYKTKQGYSKNKAINIRQLKDLNPGDYVVHVDHGIGKFSGLQIINTNGVEQEMVRIIYKDNDLLYVNINSLHKITKYTGKEGAIPKIHKLGTNVWNTIKQKTKAKVKDIAKELIALYAKRKVQEGFAYKPDTYLQDELEASFIYEDTPDQLKATLDIKQDMEKPHPMDRLICGDVGFGKTEIAVRAAFKAVCDNKQVAILVPTTILAWQHYKTFSKRLEDFPVTVDFINRFKTQKEKTQTYKNVEEGKVDILIGTHALLNKKINFKELGLLIIDEEQKFGVSAKEKLRQLSSNIDTLTLTATPIPRTLKFSLMGARDLSNIMTPPPNRIPITTEVHTFNVEFIKEAIEYEVFRGGQVFFVHNRVKDLHEMEILLRRLLPNINIKSAHGQLEGDQLEDIMLEFINGDFDVLLSTNIVESGLDIPNANTIIINNAHHFGLSDLHQLRGRVGRGNKKAFCYLLSAPKSTLTPEAKKRLQTLEEFSDLGSGFQIALRDMDIRGAGNLLGGEQSGFITDIGFEMYHKILDEAINELKHTEFKEVFKEQIEQQTEFVRDCSIDTDLEMLIPNEYIQNTEERLRIYAQLDELKDEHELKTFTQELQDRFGKIPKEVNELFDGLRLRWLAKKLGFEKIILKGGKLRCYFISNEKSAFYEGESFGKIMQYIQNGKRKCTLKQNGSILILVYENINTMHQAEKLLEDIVQNTVQNI
- a CDS encoding helix-turn-helix transcriptional regulator — protein: MKIGNKIKKIRELKNYTQEYMANELSMSISNYSKIERDEISITLDRLDEIAQILKMKFQDILAFDEKNVFNFINSPNSQGYINNLYANNNNVDNILNEIFTRLNNIEKKLK